One genomic segment of Vicinamibacteria bacterium includes these proteins:
- a CDS encoding methylated-DNA--[protein]-cysteine S-methyltransferase: IEIGGNQEMITMPELPVPSEKARFAAHESLMKAFEPWRTYCGWMDAPFGPVFVARTERGVCRVSFRSSEDTLLDDLERRGLLPQMAPGRLDRERRQLSDYFEGKRRHFDLSIDVRWGTEFERDVLNAASHIPFGTCQSYSDVACRIGRPKSQRAVGNALGKNPVAIVIPCHRVVASGGKLGGYTGGIDIKRVLMEIEGIVLEES; the protein is encoded by the coding sequence ATTGAGATCGGAGGAAACCAAGAAATGATCACGATGCCCGAGCTTCCTGTCCCGAGCGAAAAGGCCCGCTTCGCCGCCCATGAGAGCCTGATGAAAGCGTTCGAGCCTTGGCGGACCTACTGCGGTTGGATGGACGCGCCTTTTGGACCGGTTTTCGTGGCGAGAACCGAGCGAGGCGTTTGTCGCGTCAGCTTCCGAAGCAGCGAAGACACGCTCCTCGATGACCTGGAGCGCAGGGGACTTCTTCCCCAGATGGCACCGGGGAGACTCGACCGCGAGAGGCGGCAGCTCTCCGACTATTTCGAAGGGAAACGGCGACACTTTGACCTATCCATCGACGTTCGCTGGGGTACGGAGTTCGAGAGAGACGTTCTGAACGCCGCGAGTCACATCCCATTCGGGACCTGTCAGAGCTATTCGGATGTCGCCTGCCGCATCGGACGGCCGAAGTCGCAACGCGCGGTGGGTAATGCCCTGGGAAAGAATCCCGTCGCCATCGTCATTCCCTGTCATCGTGTCGTCGCCTCGGGTGGCAAGCTCGGTGGTTACACGGGTGGCATCGACATCAAGCGGGTCTTGATGGAGATCGAAGGCATCGTTCTGGAGGAATCGTGA
- a CDS encoding DinB family protein → MSREVERIGVQLDRALRGKAWHGPSMTELLSDVDETKAGWRPIPGVHTIGELVMHVIAWQEEASRRLGGEARDLPAEEDWPQPLPWLEMLDRLNQSHRALLSRVLELDDLDLEKGIKGQPGSVYDLLHGIVQHNLYHAGQIALLKKGLAWGG, encoded by the coding sequence GTGAGTCGGGAGGTGGAGCGGATAGGCGTTCAGCTCGACCGGGCGCTGCGCGGCAAGGCCTGGCACGGCCCCTCGATGACGGAGCTGCTTTCCGACGTGGACGAGACGAAAGCGGGATGGCGTCCCATTCCCGGCGTTCACACGATCGGCGAGCTGGTGATGCACGTGATCGCCTGGCAGGAAGAGGCGTCACGCCGCCTGGGCGGAGAGGCGCGAGACCTTCCCGCGGAGGAGGACTGGCCTCAGCCTCTCCCCTGGCTCGAAATGCTGGACCGGCTGAACCAGTCGCACCGGGCTCTGTTGAGCCGAGTCCTCGAGCTCGATGATCTGGATCTGGAAAAGGGCATAAAAGGCCAGCCCGGCTCCGTATACGATCTTCTCCACGGGATCGTGCAACACAATCTGTACCACGCCGGACAGATTGCCCTGCTGAAGAAGGGTCTCGCGTGGGGAGGCTGA